CCAGCATGTTCACGGTCAGTTGGCTGCCGTCCTGGCGGATCAGGCTCCATTCGCGGGCTTCGTGCAGGTTGTCCGGGCTTTCCACCAGCATCGCCTGGCTCGCGGGGATCCGCTTGCCCAAGGCGACACTCAGGCTGGTGGAGCGCGCTTCCAGTTCCGACGCCAAGTGCAGGCTTTCCAGGGTGTGGGCGCCCACCACTTGCTCGGCCTTGAAGCCCAGCATTCGTTCGGCGCCGGCGTTGAAGGTGTTGATGACACCGCGCAGGTCGGTGGCAATGATGGCGACCTGGGTGGCTGCGTTGAGCACGCTGCGCAATTGACCATGGGCGCCGCGCAACTCCTGTTCGCGCATACGCAGTTGCACGGTACGTTGCTCCACCAGCTTCAACGCGCGCTGGCGTTGGCTCACGAGCACATAGAGCAAGGCGCTGAGCAGCAGGCTGAGCAGGCCGCCCATGGTCAGGATGGTGCTCAGCGAGGAATGGTTGGCCTGGTCGAACACCTGGCTCGGGCGCAGGTCAAGGGCGTACACATGGTCGCCCAGGGACAGGCGGCGCGCACCGACAAGGTCACGGTCGGACGCGACCGTACCGGACTCGAAGAGCACACGTTTTTGCACGTCGGACGTATCGACCAGCTGCATCACCAGGTTGTCCCGGTCCGGCTTGGGCAGCCCTTCGGCCACCAACTGGCGCATGCTGATCACCGCCATCACGTAGCCGTAGGGCTCGCTCTGGGGCTGTCCGGCAGTGGGCGCGTGGCTCACCGGCGCGACCAGTAAAACCCCGGTGGCATAAGCCGGTTCCAAACCGACCAATTGCATCGGCTGAGACACCGCCGGCTTGCCGGTCAAGCGCGCACGCTCAAGGGCCGAACGTCGCAGCGGCTGGGCCAGCAGGTCAAAGCCGAGCGGCGTGCCCAGCAGGCTTTGGGTCTGGCTGTACAGCACCGGGATATATTCATCGCGCTCGGCCGCAGGGACCAACTGGCCTGCCGAATTCAGCTCACGGATAACAAAGGGCGTGCCGCGCTGGTCGGACTCGTGCTGTTCAAACTGGCTGCGCTGCCCGCGAGACACCCGAGGCGCCCAGGAGTAGGCGCGGGCGCGCAACAACAAGGGCTCGGCGAAGCCGTCGAACTCTTCGCGGGACACGTCATCGGAATTGACGAAGAAACGCCGCAGGCTGTTCAGCCGCTGCTCCTGGTCTTCGAAACGTT
Above is a genomic segment from Pseudomonas azadiae containing:
- a CDS encoding sensor domain-containing diguanylate cyclase; amino-acid sequence: MPLQAVRPKILGFISEQASAWLVALVVLLAGCALTAIVAWAAADLYQQQVRQRFQLLVNERYTRLQERFEDQEQRLNSLRRFFVNSDDVSREEFDGFAEPLLLRARAYSWAPRVSRGQRSQFEQHESDQRGTPFVIRELNSAGQLVPAAERDEYIPVLYSQTQSLLGTPLGFDLLAQPLRRSALERARLTGKPAVSQPMQLVGLEPAYATGVLLVAPVSHAPTAGQPQSEPYGYVMAVISMRQLVAEGLPKPDRDNLVMQLVDTSDVQKRVLFESGTVASDRDLVGARRLSLGDHVYALDLRPSQVFDQANHSSLSTILTMGGLLSLLLSALLYVLVSQRQRALKLVEQRTVQLRMREQELRGAHGQLRSVLNAATQVAIIATDLRGVINTFNAGAERMLGFKAEQVVGAHTLESLHLASELEARSTSLSVALGKRIPASQAMLVESPDNLHEAREWSLIRQDGSQLTVNMLATVLLDDHGLWIGHLAIYLDITEQKRAYEALAARDRLLKKLSAHVPGGIFQFTLEPRDNWKFIYASDGMRDIYEIDPGLLQQDAKKVFERIHPLDAERVRASIRLSALQLSHWREEYRVLLPQRGLRWIRGEATPEELPAGGTLWHGYVSDISDLKRVEEELRALSITDSLTGIHNRRYFQDRLKIEMVRLNRTSGALSVIMLDIDHFKRINDRHGHAVGDGVLQELCKRISQRLRRTDVFCRLGGEEFMVLCPQTDGAQAYILAMELWSSLRNAPMETVGIVTASFGVASRRVDEGVDGLLLRADSAVYVAKQAGRDRVETCGSGLARDGGISTN